gtaatttcatcatttttaaatacatcTTTTAATACTTTTGATACATCCGCTACTTCTGCAGATATATTAAGCATATCTGCACTTTCATCTGTAACATTGCGATacaaatcatcatttaatttCTTAGCCTCTCTAACCTTTTCCTCAAATTCTTCATCTGAAGATGATTGATCTTGGTAATAATCTCTTATTTTCTTACCAAAATCCAAACCCTCATCATCCTCTTTTTCATCAGATTCTACATGTCCACTGTCCAACCCATCCTCCTCATCATCTATCTGTTCATAATCCTCATTGAGGTCTATTTCATCTCCACTATAGTCATTAACATCATTGAGTGGAATATAGTCACCatttttgtcatttttatgtCCACTGTCACTAGTATCATCCGGATCATCTGTCAGATGCGATATATTAATACGAGTGAACTTTCTTCCACCCATATTCGCCtattatatgataaataattacttttAATGtctatatttaaacaaatggCTTAATGTATACATAAGAAGTGATTGTGGGACGACATTTTACTACATTAACAACATAGAGTTTGATAATACTATGTGGTTGCTATTGGGCCTCAGTATCTACCATATGGATATGTTTATCCTATTGTGATTTTTTCGAGGCctttgaaaatgaatttttatctatatatataatgccAATTATGTCATTTACGCGTGCAAAACCCATTAATGACTGCTAATAGCACTATTTGAATATAGATACTTGTAATAACGATGCGAGCTATTAATTAGTCTCTCAAtggtaattttatatacttaATCGCATTATCAAACCtacacaaataatatacttGTTGGTTCCTTCTATGCACCGTCATACAGCTACAATTCAATACATTATTAATAGACTCGTGACTATATCCCAGCATATGGCTGTCTAGTATAGGTAGGGGAAATCTTTATTTCGTGCCACTAGTTATATATCTTAACAGTTACGTAAATATTTAGTCAATTGGATATTATCATAGTGCATTTGGGTGATGATCGGAATAGGTAGTCCTGTATCCCCTAAATCACATGCCATCACCGACGCCCCTCCTGCCAGCAAATGTTATTGTATCGGTGAACGCATTGATGAAGGAGAGGCTGGCATTTGGAAGGAAATAACTGTGTTCACGAACGGTAAAAGTGGCGTTATAAAACTATTTTCCCAGAATGCAGATGAAGAATTATCCATTTACCACATTACTCTAGACCCATCTTTCGGTGACTTTGGACAcctaaaaaatttggcaaCCAACAATCACAGCGCTCAAGATGTTTTTCATTGGGAAATCATTGAACAAACACAAAAGCAATCAGTTCTACGATATAAATACATGCGCTCCGGgagatatatattgaatgtcaaatttgatgGATTGGATATTGCCGGTTCGCCATTCCTGATAGTTGTGACCCCTGGCATAGCAGATCCTAAAGCCTGCAAACTAATTAACGCGGATAAATCTCTAATAACTCCTAAAAACTCTtctacaatatataataaaattacactCCAAATTAGGGACTCAAACAACATGATAATACCTCACGGATTCCATAACGTATCGGTTAAAGTACATAATGGagtatatattaaacatataactGATAATATGGATGGCACATACCTAATTGTTTATTCAATTACTTCAAATGATAATCCTATGCTTAGGGTTTTGTTGGATGGTAATGATGTATACGGTTCGCCAGTTACATTTAACATAATCAATTTGGAACAATACAATAACTCAATAAAGACGTTAACTTTTGACGAAATATCGCACTCAGTTGAAAAAATGATAGGTGAAGGTAAATTGGATGAGTGCgaacaaattatcacttcaaacaatttaaatgaaGTACTTGATAAGATTATAGTGAAACTAAGgcaacaaatatacaatattggCTCCAAAAAGTACGACCTAATGACATTGAAGACCAGTATCATTGACAAGATGCACCAGAACTTATCCAATGACTACCAGGACATGTACAACTCTAAAACGGAATTGCTTATGAGCTTGGTTAAGTCCCTGGATAGTATTGAAATAAATGACATAACATCACTCAGTAATTTCATATTGACATATAAAAACATCAGCGATGAATTGAGTAAATTGCATCGTCATGACGTTGCCATGAGGATTAACGAgttgattaaatttatctgtGGCGAGATTAACCTCAATAGGATCAGTAGTGATTTGAACGCCAAAGAGTCTATAATAAAGACTCAAGAAGTTGTAATCAAAAACAAATTCGACCTCATGAAATCTAAGCTCGATGAAATAAAGAGTAGGCCATTTCCAGTAGATGACACACTGCTACATTACGATAAAGAAACTATTACAAACATAAATGCTCCGAAACTAACGAGGCTGTTACAGCGTAGAATCGCAGTTAGTGGCAAGCAAAGTGATCAAACCTGCGATAGCGCATCTAGGAAAATAGATGGTATAGTATCGAAATTTTGGGTTAAGAGTGGGGTTTATGATATCCATACCACAGTCTTTAACGTACTAAAATCATCACCACGATTAAATCGTGCTACATTTGAActattcaaattttatgcTCCTGTA
The DNA window shown above is from Babesia microti strain RI chromosome III, complete genome and carries:
- a CDS encoding hypothetical protein (overlaps_old_locusTagID:BBM_III03575) codes for the protein MIGIGSPVSPKSHAITDAPPASKCYCIGERIDEGEAGIWKEITVFTNGKSGVIKLFSQNADEELSIYHITLDPSFGDFGHLKNLATNNHSAQDVFHWEIIEQTQKQSVLRYKYMRSGRYILNVKFDGLDIAGSPFLIVVTPGIADPKACKLINADKSLITPKNSSTIYNKITLQIRDSNNMIIPHGFHNVSVKVHNGVYIKHITDNMDGTYLIVYSITSNDNPMLRVLLDGNDVYGSPVTFNIINLEQYNNSIKTLTFDEISHSVEKMIGEGKLDECEQIITSNNLNEVLDKIIVKLRQQIYNIGSKKYDLMTLKTSIIDKMHQNLSNDYQDMYNSKTELLMSLVKSLDSIEINDITSLSNFILTYKNISDELSKLHRHDVAMRINELIKFICGEINLNRISSDLNAKESIIKTQEVVIKNKFDLMKSKLDEIKSRPFPVDDTLLHYDKETITNINAPKLTRLLQRRIAVSGKQSDQTCDSASRKIDGIVSKFWVKSGVYDIHTTVFNVLKSSPRLNRATFELFKFYAPVNWINMINLVIDLKIDINLQLNVPRLKWLFNRFSNELVNNVNGKNQEVKREGFVRVIPEFLWIAFLRELAYINLLYVLASNNPKILESDHPSRLVSFHHFCNYHFVPLYQNLFYTQEFQNRALIVDGEVQVKEVDARLMVSDLYKYLNKRLPGDVSQRIDLDALQLIFNHYITNIAGKHSEDSSSYGKLSEKNRKMNEMSMSSSAMIRFVCDFGVVPDHMSGNYVRELIADSKLTFDNFVKTVVSILSLLVKHYIVNQQQALGDTTGPHYTSLTIEDVKKQADYFINLLHLSDVESVKFVLYKIK